Proteins from a genomic interval of Watersipora subatra chromosome 10, tzWatSuba1.1, whole genome shotgun sequence:
- the LOC137407330 gene encoding short-chain collagen C4-like — MEKFDDGDNTVKEKKAKPSKISNTCWSVLVVCIACCSLVAFGIYLLQNMKSTKQEVESLQQEFDRFKHGSDYFNKPKQPVAESRVKRQSGSRKGESSRMGPGRQPGYPDRPGAPRPTGMPGRERGHFVCGPPGPRGPPGLPGQDGMDGIPGQPGRDGMDGLIGQPGEDGMIGPPGQPGPPGLTGDKGERGFPGTDGAPGVPGLKGAPGMPGRPGDSGSSTGSSFVQWGSHECPQNADNLYRGYAAAANPGSGRGGSTELECLNLSPEWYASSVTNINTQTKIVAAKFALGEFSGIFDEAADNSVIACAVCITTRAPAIMLPGRFNCSSGWHKEYDGYLMASSPLQDEVFFSSRNYCVDKNPAYFPGHNDANGLKLTFVQAGSCFGGLEPCNVYTENHLLACVVCSQLAD; from the exons ATGGAAAAGTTTGATGATGGTGACAACACTGTTAAAGAAAAGAAGGCAAAACCTtctaaaatatcaaatacttgttggtcaGTTTTGGTAGTCTGCATTGCTTGCTGCAGTTTGGTAGCTTTTGGGATATACCTTCTACAGAATATGAAATCTACAAAACAGGAAGTAGAATCTTTACAACAAGAATTTGATAGATTTAAACATGGGTCAGACTATTTCAACAAGCCAAAG CAGCCTGTAGCAGAATCAAGAGTTAAAAGACAGTCAGGCTCAAG AAAAGGCGAATCCTCAAGAATGGGACCGGGAAGACAACCGGGATACCCAGATCGACCCGGAGCGCCCAGGCCAACCGGCATGCCAGGACGCGAGCGCGGACATTTCGTGTGTGGTCCTCCAGGACCTCGAGGACCGCCAGGACTGCCAGGACAAGATGGTATGGACGGTATCCCAGGGCAGCCCGGACGAGATGGCATGGATGGTCTTATCGGACAACCTGGGGAAGATGGCATGATTGGTCCACCTGGACAGCCTGGTCCTCCCGGACTGACTGGTGATAAAGGCGAGCGGGGATTTCCTGGAACTGATGGAGCGCCTGGAGTGCCTGGGCTTAAAGGTGCACCAGGAATGCCAGGACGACCAGGTGACTCTGGTTCTTCGA CAGGCAGCTCTTTCGTGCAATGGGGAAGTCATGAATGCCCACAAAATGCAGACAATCTCTATCGAG GATACGCGGCTGCAGCTAATCCAGGAAGTGGGAGAGGCGGATCCACAGAGTTGGAGTGTCTCAATCTTTCTCCTGAATGGTACGCAAGTTCAGTGACAAACATCAACACACAGACCAAGATTGTTGCGGCCAAGTTTGCTTTGG GTGAATTTTCTGGAATCTTTGACGAAGCTGCTGACAACTCTGTCATAGCCTGTGCAGTATGCATCACTACTAGAGCTCCAGCG ATAATGCTGCCAGGAAGATTTAACTGCTCAAGTGGATGGCACAAAGAGTATGATGGGTACCTCATGGCATCTTCAC CATTACAGGATGAGGTTTTCTTCTCATCAAGAAACTACTGTGTAGATAAAAATCCAGCCTATTTCCCTGGTCACAATGATGCAAATGGACTGAAGTTGACTTTTGTACAAGCCGGATCTTGCTTTGGAGGACTCGAGCCATGTAATGTATACACTGAAAACCATTTGTTGGCGTGCGTTGTCTGCTCACAACTCGCTGATTGA